ATAAGCAACCAATATGGCCTGTAAGGCGCATTAATGCAGGGTTGAGATAATTTTCAGGATATGTTTATTATAGATAAAAGCATTTACGCATAAACATTGAGGATTCATTTTGACAGACGCTACTGCCTATTCACTGCGCACCCCGCAAGCCACCGATGGCTATGCCTTAAGCCAGCTGGTCGAGCGCTGCAAACCCTTGGACACCAACTCGGTCTATTGCAACCTGCTGCAATGCAGCGACTTTGCCGACACCGCGATCGCTGCAGTCGCTGAGGATGGCGATCTGGTCGGCTTTATCTCTGGCTATCGCCCACCAGCGCGCCCGGAAACACTCTTTGTCTGGCAGGTTGCCGTCGACAGCCGCATGCGCGGCCAGGGTCTGGCACTGAAGATGTTGCTGGCCCTGGTGGAACGCTTGCGCGCTGACGGTGTAACCCATATGGAAACCACCATCACGCCGGACAACGAAGCCTCACAGGCGCTGTTCAAAAAGGCTTTCCGCCAACTCGGTGCCGACTACAGCACCAAGGTCAAATTTGCCCGAGACACCCATTTCAATGGCCTGCACGATGACGAAGTGGTCTATCGCGCCGGTCCTTTCAGCCAAACTGTCACCGCTTGAAACCAGGAGCACCCATGACTACTTTCGAACAGTTCGAACAACATGAATCCGGCATTCGCAGCTACTGCCGTTCGTTCCCGGTTATTTTCAAGCAGGCACGCGGTGCCGAACTGATCACTCAGGATGGCAAGTCCTACATCGACTTTCTCGCCGGTGCCGGCACCCTGAACTACGGCCATAACAACCCGGTTCTGAAGAAAGCGCTGATCGACTATCTGGCCGATGATGGTCTGACCCATGGCCTGGATATGTACTCGGAAGCCAAGGAAAACTTCCTTGAAGTCTTCCATCGCGTGATTCTGGAACCGCGTGGCTATGGCGACTACGTCACCCAGTTCAGCGGCCCTACCGGTACCAACTCGGTGGAAGCAGCGTTGAAACTGGCGCGCAAGATAACCGGCCGCAACAACGTGATCAGCTTTACCAACGGCTTCCACGGTTGCTCCATTGGTGCCCTCGCGGTGACGGGTAACCAGCATCACCGTGGTGCTGCCGGCGTCGCCCTGACGGATGTCAGCCGCATGCCGTATGCCAATTATTTCGGCAAGGACGTCAACACCATCGCCATGATGGACAAACTGCTCAGCGATCCCAGCAGCGGTATCGACAAGCCGGCGGCAGTGATTGTTGAGGTAGTCCAGGGTGAAGGTGGCTTGAACACGGCATCTGCCGAATGGATGCGCAAACTGCAGAAGCTGTGCCGCAAGCACGAGATGTTGCTGATTGCCGATGATATTCAGGCCGGCTGCGGTCGTACCGGCACCTTCTTCAGCTTTGAAGACATGGATATTCAGCCGGATATCATCACACTCTCCAAGTCCCTCAGCGGTTATGGACTACCCTTTGCTGTAGTGGTCATGCGTCGTGAACTGGATCAGTGGGAGCCAGGTGAGCACAACGGCACTTTCCGTGGCAACAATCTGGCTTTCGTTACTGCGGCCGCGGCCATGGAACATTTCTGGACCACGGATGAGTTCGCCAAGAGCGTGCAGGCCAAAGGCAAGCTGATCAAGGAGCGCATGCAGAAAATCGTCAGCAAGCACGGCCCTGATTCTCTGTACGTCAAAGGTCGCGGCATGATGGTTGGTATCAACTGCCCGAATGGCGAGATCGCCTCTGCTATCTGTGCCGAGGCTTTCCAGCACGGCCTGGTGATCGAAACCAGCGGCAACCACAGCCAGGTCGTCAAATGCCTGTGCCCGCTGATCATCAGTGAAGAGCAGATCGACACGGCAATGACCATTCTGGATGCGGCCTTTGCCAAGGTCATGAAAGAAGAGGCGAGCAGCCAGGCCTCCTGATTTGGCCCGCGCTGTGGCCTGGTCCGCAGCGCTGCCCTTACCCATTTACGCTATACAAGGAATTCTTATGATTGTTCGTACTCTGGATGAATGCACCAGCTCCGATCGCCGCGTCAAAGCCGAAAACGGCAACTGGGAGAGTGTGCGCATGTTGTTGAAAGACGACAACATGGGCTTCTCGTTCCACATCACTACCATCTTTGCCGGTACCGAGACCCACATTCATTACAAGAACCACCTGGAGTCAGTCTACTGCATGAGCGGTAATGGCGAGATCAAGACCCTGTCCGACGGCAAGGTCTATCAGATACAGCCGGGCACCCTCTACATCCTCGACAGGCATGACGAACACATGCTGTACGGCGGTAGCGAAGACATGAAAATGGCCTGCGTATTCAACCCGCCGCTGTCCGGCAAGGAAGTACATGATAAAGATGGTGTTTATCCGGTCGACTGATCAGGCCACTCAACTGTCTGGCAGCTGTTAGACAAACCGATGCGGGAGCTGGTGATCCAGTTTCCGCATCATGCCAGTAGCCAAGTACAAAACGCCCACACACCCAGAATGACGGTAACCAGGACTATGCATACAGTAGAGAAAATCGGCGGCACCTCAATGAGCCGCTTTGACGAAGTACTGAACAACATTTTCATTGGCCAACGTCAGGGTAGCGAACTGTATCAGCGTGTCTTCGTTGTCTCCGCTTACTCTGGCATGACCAATGCCCTGCTCGAGCACAAAAAAACCGGTGAGCCCGGCGTTTACGAGCGTTTCGCCGACGCCACCAACGAAGATGCCTGGGGTGATGCGCTGGATACGGTGCTGGAAACCGTACTGGTGAAAAATGCCGAGCTGTTCCCCGGCAAATATGAGCGTCAAGCTGCTGATCGATTCATTGAGGGTCGCATCAGCGATGTGCGTGACTGCATGACCAGCCTGCAGCAGCTGTGTTCCTACGGCCATTTTCAGCTGGAAGAGCACCTGATGAAGGTGCGCGAAATGCTTGCTTCGCTCGGCGAAGCCCACAGCGCATTCAATACGGTTCTGGCACTCAAGACGGCTGGCATCAATGCCCGCCTGGTTGATCTGACCGGCTGGAATCAAAGCCAGGCCAAGTCCTTTCAGGACATGATCAAGGACAGCTTTGATGGTATTGACCTGAGCAAGGAGCTGGTGGTTGCCACCGGTTATGCGCACTGCAGCGAAGGCCTGATGAACACCTTTGATCGTGGCTACAGCGAAATTACCTTTGCGCAGATTGCTGCCACAACTGGCGCGCGTGAAGCCGTCATCCACAAGGAATATCACCTTTCCAGCGCCGATCCGAACAAGGTTGGCGTCGACAAGGTAGTGACCATCGGCCGGACCAATTATGACGTGGCTGACCAGCTGTCCAACTTGGGGATGGAAGCCATTCATCCGAAAGCAGCGCGTACCTTGCGCCGGGCCGGCATTCAGCTGCGCATCAAGAATGCCTTTGAGCCGGATCATACGGGTACGCTGATCAGCCAGGATTATGTCAGCGAAAAGCCCTGTGTCGAAATTATTGCCGGCCGCAAGGATGTTTACGCGCTTGAGGTTTTCGACCAGGAAATGCTGGGTGATGTGGGTTATGACATCGAGATTACCCGCCTGCTCAAGCAGCTCAAGCTGTATCTGGTGAACAAGGATTCGGATGCCAACAGCATCACCTATTACGTTGCCGGCTCGCGCAAGATGATCAACCGGGCAGCGCGTCTGATCGAGGAAAAGTATCCGATGTCCGAGGTCAATGTGCATAACATTGCCCTGGTATCTGCCATCGGCTCCGACCTCAAGGTCAAGGGTATTCTGGCCAAGACGGTCGCGGCACTGGCTGAAGCAGGCATCAGCATCCAGGCGGTACACCAGTCGATGCGCCAGGTTGAAATGCAGTGCATCGTCAAGGAAGAGGATTATGACGCGGCGGTAGTAGCCTTGCACAAGGCACTGATCGAGCCGGAAAATCATGGCGACGTGATTGTCGCCGCCTGATGGCACAGCTTGAAATAAAAACCGGTGCACTGCACCGGTTTTTTATGGACTGTAATCCGTTTCAGGCATCAACCTTTACGCCACTTCCGTCGATTGATCCAACAAAAAAGCACTGACTCGCTGCGCCGCAGCTGATGAATCTTCCTGCATAAAGCAATGCCCGCCGGTAATGGATTCTGCGCTGACCTGAGCATTGAGCTTTGCCCAGCGGGTTACGGCCTGGCGTACAAAGGGGTAGCTCTGGTCACCATAGATCACCCGGGTCGGCGTGCGCACCCGGCGTAGCGATGCCCAGAGGCGTTGCGGCATGGAATCGAAAACTTCCGCTTCACGGCTGGGGCGGCATTTGAGCTCAACACCCAATTCGGCATGATCGCGCAAAGCGTGCTCGATGTGCGCGCGGAAGGCCGCCTCTTCCCAACCACGGAACATACCCCGGTTGTGCAGGGCACCGTAGGCGGTATCCCGGTCAGGCCAGTGGTGACGACGTGCGCGCGCCTTGTCTGCAATCGGATTGCGACGTACACCGATCAGGCTGAGGCTCTGGCGCAAGGCAATCAATGATTGCGGGAAAAGCACCGGATCAAGCAGCACGGCGGCCTGAAACGCTTGCGGATGCTGAGCCATGATCAGACTGGTCAATACACCACCAAAACTGTGCCCGCAGGCCAGATGCGGCACCGTGCCAAACTGGCCGTTGCCGGCCTGAAAGGCTTCATAGGCCAGTTCGGCGTTGCGGTTCCAGCCGACAAAATGGCCGCCATGCTCGCTCTCACCATGGCCCTGCAGATCACACAGCCAGAGATCAAAATCATCCGACAAGGCTGCCAGAAGCGGCTCATAGGTGCGGGTACAGAAGCCATTGCCATGCAGAAAGTGCAGTAGCGGCTTGCCGCTGGGGGCGGTGTGCCAGCCACGCAGGGCAAAACCAGCGGAAGTGTCATGGGACCAGGGGAACAACTGCATCGTGAGAGCCTTGGCAAGTAAAACCACAGTTTACACAGCCAAGCCGCATGGCCCCAAGCCGGAAAATGCAACGCTGCAATGCCAGCCTGCAACAATTCAGGCCACCTTGCCGTCAACCAATGGCATCCAGTGACAGCATCAAGCGTGACTCATCCATTACCGGGCGCGGCGACCGATGCACAATCCCCTGTCCCACATCACCCGGCCAACTTTCCCCCTTCAGCAAGGCGATCGAGCCGCAGTCGACACTGCCGGTTGCCGGCAAAGAAGTCCAGGCATCTGCTGCCGGGGACCCCAAGTCATCCCGTGGCAGGTTGTCGTTCTGCAACCACTCAGTGCCAGGACCATAATAGGTGGTGACCAGCCGAATGCCGACCTTGTCCACGTGCCAACGCGGACACATAGCCCGGTCCAGCACGCGCAGGCGCAAACCAACACACTCAGCGT
This sequence is a window from Halopseudomonas salegens. Protein-coding genes within it:
- the ectA gene encoding diaminobutyrate acetyltransferase, giving the protein MTDATAYSLRTPQATDGYALSQLVERCKPLDTNSVYCNLLQCSDFADTAIAAVAEDGDLVGFISGYRPPARPETLFVWQVAVDSRMRGQGLALKMLLALVERLRADGVTHMETTITPDNEASQALFKKAFRQLGADYSTKVKFARDTHFNGLHDDEVVYRAGPFSQTVTA
- a CDS encoding alpha/beta fold hydrolase; this translates as MQLFPWSHDTSAGFALRGWHTAPSGKPLLHFLHGNGFCTRTYEPLLAALSDDFDLWLCDLQGHGESEHGGHFVGWNRNAELAYEAFQAGNGQFGTVPHLACGHSFGGVLTSLIMAQHPQAFQAAVLLDPVLFPQSLIALRQSLSLIGVRRNPIADKARARRHHWPDRDTAYGALHNRGMFRGWEEAAFRAHIEHALRDHAELGVELKCRPSREAEVFDSMPQRLWASLRRVRTPTRVIYGDQSYPFVRQAVTRWAKLNAQVSAESITGGHCFMQEDSSAAAQRVSAFLLDQSTEVA
- a CDS encoding ectoine synthase, which encodes MIVRTLDECTSSDRRVKAENGNWESVRMLLKDDNMGFSFHITTIFAGTETHIHYKNHLESVYCMSGNGEIKTLSDGKVYQIQPGTLYILDRHDEHMLYGGSEDMKMACVFNPPLSGKEVHDKDGVYPVD
- the ectB gene encoding diaminobutyrate--2-oxoglutarate transaminase; amino-acid sequence: MTTFEQFEQHESGIRSYCRSFPVIFKQARGAELITQDGKSYIDFLAGAGTLNYGHNNPVLKKALIDYLADDGLTHGLDMYSEAKENFLEVFHRVILEPRGYGDYVTQFSGPTGTNSVEAALKLARKITGRNNVISFTNGFHGCSIGALAVTGNQHHRGAAGVALTDVSRMPYANYFGKDVNTIAMMDKLLSDPSSGIDKPAAVIVEVVQGEGGLNTASAEWMRKLQKLCRKHEMLLIADDIQAGCGRTGTFFSFEDMDIQPDIITLSKSLSGYGLPFAVVVMRRELDQWEPGEHNGTFRGNNLAFVTAAAAMEHFWTTDEFAKSVQAKGKLIKERMQKIVSKHGPDSLYVKGRGMMVGINCPNGEIASAICAEAFQHGLVIETSGNHSQVVKCLCPLIISEEQIDTAMTILDAAFAKVMKEEASSQAS
- a CDS encoding aspartate kinase, encoding MHTVEKIGGTSMSRFDEVLNNIFIGQRQGSELYQRVFVVSAYSGMTNALLEHKKTGEPGVYERFADATNEDAWGDALDTVLETVLVKNAELFPGKYERQAADRFIEGRISDVRDCMTSLQQLCSYGHFQLEEHLMKVREMLASLGEAHSAFNTVLALKTAGINARLVDLTGWNQSQAKSFQDMIKDSFDGIDLSKELVVATGYAHCSEGLMNTFDRGYSEITFAQIAATTGAREAVIHKEYHLSSADPNKVGVDKVVTIGRTNYDVADQLSNLGMEAIHPKAARTLRRAGIQLRIKNAFEPDHTGTLISQDYVSEKPCVEIIAGRKDVYALEVFDQEMLGDVGYDIEITRLLKQLKLYLVNKDSDANSITYYVAGSRKMINRAARLIEEKYPMSEVNVHNIALVSAIGSDLKVKGILAKTVAALAEAGISIQAVHQSMRQVEMQCIVKEEDYDAAVVALHKALIEPENHGDVIVAA
- a CDS encoding DUF1826 domain-containing protein, with the translated sequence MSALARSAASWPHVAQGAEAEVLLAALNDGVNLAVWQRSLTDNLQGFVARALASQAPLSVATSITLASENEAPDLSRLFAGLEHVPGHADFVADVQMLVAMYACLLDAECVGLRLRVLDRAMCPRWHVDKVGIRLVTTYYGPGTEWLQNDNLPRDDLGSPAADAWTSLPATGSVDCGSIALLKGESWPGDVGQGIVHRSPRPVMDESRLMLSLDAIG